From Nocardioides sp. HDW12B, the proteins below share one genomic window:
- a CDS encoding electron transfer flavoprotein subunit beta/FixA family protein, which translates to MTRVLVAVKRVADTSGEVVLTDDGQGLDGRFTGYTIGDHDSCAVELAIRVAEAGDGDVTVLSVGSSDATDQIRSAMALGAGAGILVEADVAAMGPADVAAQIAAVVRDACASGSTYDLVVLGNDAADTGDFQVPIRVAHALGRPIVTGARMLEVSDGVLVAQVQGPYADETYELPLPAVVSVLEGGAEPRYPTLRGRMAAKKVQIEERGPVGTPAGGGRVRWHVPPPAPSEAEVIGQGAAAAPAVVEVLEKLGVLR; encoded by the coding sequence GTGACCCGGGTCCTCGTGGCGGTCAAGCGGGTCGCCGACACGTCCGGCGAGGTCGTGCTGACCGACGACGGGCAGGGCCTCGACGGCCGGTTCACCGGCTACACGATCGGCGACCACGACTCCTGCGCGGTCGAGCTGGCCATCCGGGTCGCGGAGGCCGGGGACGGTGACGTGACCGTGCTCAGCGTCGGGTCGTCGGACGCCACCGACCAGATCCGCTCCGCGATGGCGCTGGGCGCCGGGGCGGGGATCCTGGTCGAGGCGGACGTCGCCGCGATGGGCCCGGCCGACGTGGCGGCCCAGATCGCAGCCGTGGTGCGCGACGCGTGCGCGAGCGGGTCGACGTACGACCTGGTGGTGCTGGGCAACGACGCGGCTGACACCGGTGACTTCCAGGTGCCGATCCGGGTCGCCCACGCGCTCGGTCGCCCGATCGTCACCGGCGCGCGGATGCTGGAGGTCAGCGATGGCGTACTGGTGGCGCAGGTGCAGGGGCCGTACGCCGACGAGACCTACGAGCTGCCGCTGCCCGCGGTCGTCTCGGTGCTCGAGGGTGGCGCCGAGCCGCGCTACCCGACGCTGCGAGGGCGGATGGCGGCGAAGAAGGTGCAGATCGAGGAGCGCGGGCCCGTCGGTACGCCGGCCGGCGGTGGCCGGGTGCGCTGGCACGTGCCGCCACCGGCGCCCAGCGAGGCCGAGGTGATCGGCCAGGGCGCGGCCGCGGCGCCCGCCGTCGTCGAG